A portion of the Tachysurus vachellii isolate PV-2020 chromosome 14, HZAU_Pvac_v1, whole genome shotgun sequence genome contains these proteins:
- the LOC132856710 gene encoding DNA-binding protein RFX7 has translation MADDQQQHPGQLQQAALSGPPSLPSALSGLQGPEATALHYDKIKNSICKSVQSKVDSILQDVEKFTDIEKLYLYLKLPSGPSSGNDKRTENQRGSTSPATCDQNSMSSSRTQQMYAFNWIRNHLEEHPETSLPKQEVYDEYKSYCDNLGYHPLSAADFGKIMKNVFPNMKARRLGMRGKSKYCYSGLRKKAFVHMPSLPNLDLHKSGDGCELLEPTGQSPSAEDEMRSAACGLVCEWAQKVLSRQFDSVEDLARFLLNSHYIGTKSMAALTVMTGTPTGVKTPTPASAFVPTGDTNSFHPQMKTLPSPSVDTKQQLQRKIQKKQQEQKLTSPLPGDAQARRAEAGTPGPGSSITSGSPALLSSQPAIGIVVAAVPSPITVQRNRQLMTSPSPVATTEGKVLPVNFQVVTQSVKQSPKTPQNIPASPVGDRLARHRYAQILPKPSATSGITLRSPPTLLITNSPIKTVMPTPHVSSVNVVKMTAISLTPNNSGGSNTPTPLRPASAGISSTVSQEESNQIQPAQNGSSATLYSSGAGRLGRPVTTPIPSISSLSEVKLTSEAVNDSNSSVGGEKQSTAQGNNIGQKNERATKYRASSEPSLLVKASPVPERVTRAKSDSATPPSTIIGAAVPISNNSSDHQESTLYLTVMNQNADIGTNDTASPPGQSLKDVGLGLKSPRKRSASVLESHVIPVKRVFISQQSLDASNNPKTSLVIATKKIQRPGTPARPESAPCKVTLKHNSLPTQILALSDTPIGNASQTIICSQSSSQVDIGDSSAGLSPTDIDSCNSTSSDQTLLQQIVSQQQVTIAISQEASAVSELKSSLQDYSQQIQAEQKQVTASHLPLIAQPPEASAQLTLQQDIVDFDGAQASIDYFPFNDDDMTQDSIVEELVQMEEQMKLNSSLQPYLSTLDLPLQGQSAQSTILSSHQAGTQFYHSAHSSTTPVHTPTPTPTPTPTPTPTPTSEILPGGHSLARESPCCRVAPITPVDGILVGRHTPISTPLSNCSSSVPPSPVECRNPFAFTPINSNIPGYHDGSVVSSSPVKPMQRPMATHPDKAKLDWINNRYNSTSGSPSVSNSNAIGILPSYQDLVEDHFRKPHAFAKPGQSFQPQSRHQDGHLGRLTAVSPVQGQQAVEDKQESFAVPAPLDNKLTGCTSAAGGGTFRCRSVSPAVRQRNLSGTSVQTNSTPRSVVSPFNSPITQEVLNILSNSHSVVTANSMAQRSQSVPLSIMMQSEMLPISQQGQQSNSAKITSVLLSKMDGDGDDTVRGLGVNNMPSKYTARMNLTQILETTQAFAEGTNLHGQQLSVCSSPSQFDFQKPGFLISTGDESVTFSSDDQAQSVSGLQEQQLQLQDQQLELQDQQLLQDQQLQLQEQPLQLQDQQLELQDQHLQLQHQQLQLQDQQQLQHDPDLSQQQLLSQTSQQNEQQQQEHLDFNSTVKDLLGEDGLNPSSQLVGQVASELSAVASDFSSEIRLTSDLSGSINDLNTLDPNLLFDPSQQQDQYEDATLEELKNDPLFQQICSDTVNSAGFDWLENKDQPTVEMLG, from the exons ATGGCCGATGATCAACAACAGCACCCTGGGCAGCTGCAGCAGGCTGCTCTCTCCGGACCGCCGTCTCTCCCCAGCGCCCTGTCAGGGCTGCAGGGACCCGAAGCTACCGCGCTGCACTACGACAAGATCAAGAACTCGATCTG CAAATCTGTGCAATCAAAAGTGGACAGCATTTTG CAAGATGTTGAGAAGTTTACAGACATTGAAAAACTCTACCTCTACCTTAAGTTGCCTTCTGGTCCCAGCAGCGGTAATGACAAAAG GACTGAAAATCAGAGGGGGTCTACAAGTCCTGCAACATG TGACCAGAATTCCATGTCATCCAGTCGGACGCAACAGATGTACGCTTTCAACTGGATTCGGAATCACTTAGAGGAGCATCCTGAGACCTCACTGCCTAAACAAGAGGTGTATGATGAGTACAA GAGCTATTGTGACAATCTTGGCTACCATCCTCTAAGTGCTGCTGATTTTGGAAAGATCATGAAAAACGTCTTTCCCAACATGAAAGCACGTCGCCTTGGAATGCGAGGAAAATCTAAATA CTGTTATAGTGGACTGAGGAAAAAAGCTTTTGTGCATATGCCATCTTTGCCCAACTTGGACTTGCATAAATCAGGAGATGGG TGTGAGCTACTGGAGCCAACCGGACAGTCTCCCAGCGCTGAGGACGAGATGCGTTCCGCAGCCTGCGGCTTGGTGTGTGAATGGGCGCAAAAAGTTCTGAGCCGTCAGTTTGACAGCGTGGAGGATTTAGCACGCTTCTTACTCAACAGCCACTACATCGGCACTAAATCCATGGCTGCACTAACTGTTATGACGGGAACTCCCACAG GGGTTAAAACGCCTACCCCGGCCTCTGCGTTTGTGCCAACTGGAGACACCAACTCCTTCCATCCCCAAATGAAGACTCTCCCTTCACCCTCTGTTGACACCAAGCAGCAGCTACAGAGAAAGATTCAGAAGAAACAGCAAGAACAGAAACTTACTTCTCCATTGCCAGGTGATGCCCAAGCCAGAAGAGCAGAAGCAGGCACACCGGGCCCAGGGTCTAGCATCACTTCTGGAAGTCCAGCTTTGTTGTCCTCACAGCCTGCAATAGGTATTGTGGTGGCTGCAGTACCAAGCCCCATCACG gtTCAGAGGAATAGACAGCTGATGACTTCTCCAAGTCCAGTCGCAACAACAGAGGGAAAGGTTTTACCAGTTAATTTCCAAGTGGTAACCCAGTCTGTTAAGCAGTCCCCTAAAACCCCGCAGAATATTCCGGCAAGTCCTGTCGGTGACAGGTTAGCGAGGCACAGATACGCCCAGATTCTTCCCAAACCCTCTGCCACAAGCGGCATAACTCTTCGTTCCCCCCCAACACTTCTAATTACGAACAGCCCCATAAAAACAGTGATGCCCACTCCACATGTCAGCTCGGTTAATGTCGTCAAGATGACCGCTATATCTCTGACACCTAACAATAGTGGTGGTAGCAACACTCCAACACCATTACGACCTGCTTCAGCTGGTATCAGTAGCACCGTTTCCCAGGAAGAGTCTAACCAAATTCAACCAGCTCAGAACGGCAGCTCAGCTACTTTGTATTCATCTGGAGCTGGAAGACTTGGCCGTCCTGTCACGACCCCGATTCCATCCATTTCCTCCCTTAGTGAAGTCAAGCTAACATCTGAAGCTGTGAATGATAGTAACTCGTCTGTTGGTGGAGAAAAGCAGAGCACCGCACAAGGGAACAATATTGGGCAAAAGAATGAGAGGGCCACTAAATATAGGGCTTCCAGTGAACCTTCTCTCCTTGTCAAGGCATCCCCAGTGCCTGAAAGAGTTACTAGAGCCAAAAGTGACTCTGCAACACCTCCAAGTACAATCATAGGGGCAGCTGTCCCAATTAGCAATAACAGCAGTGATCATCAGGAGAGTACTTTGTATCTGACTGTTATGAATCAGAATGCTGACATTGGAACCAATGACACAGCTTCCCCACCTGGTCAGTCACTAAAGGATGTTGGTCTTGGATTGAAAAGTCCTCGAAAGCGATCTGCTTCTGTTTTGGAGTCACATGTGATCCCAGTTAAAAGGGTGTTTATATCCCAGCAGTCTTTGGATGCCAGCAACAATCCTAAAACTAGTCTTGTAATAGCCACAAAGAAGATACAGAGGCCAGGAACTCCTGCAAGACCAGAGAGTGCTCCATGTAAAGTCACGCTGAAGCATAACTCTCTTCCAACACAAATCCTGGCACTTTCTGACACTCCCATTGGAAACGCTTCTCAGACTATTATATGCTCTCAGAGCTCTTCACAGGTTGACATTGGGGACAGCTCTGCTGGACTAAGCCCTACTGATATAGACTCTTGTAATAGCACATCATCTGATCAAACTTTATTGCAACAAATTGTGAGCCAGCAACAAGTTACCATTGCCATTTCTCAGGAGGCATCTGCTGTGAGTGAGCTGAAGAGCTCATTACAAGACTACTCTCAACAGATACAGGCAGAACAAAAGCAGGTAACTGCTAGCCACTTGCCATTGATAGCCCAACCTCCTGAAGCATCTGCCCAGTTGACACTCCAGCAAGACATTGTTGACTTTGATGGAGCTCAAGCCAGCATAGACTATTTCCCCTTCAACGATGATGACATGACACAAGATAGCATAGTAGAAGAGTTAGTGCAGATGGAGGAGCAAATGAAACTGAATAGCAGTCTACAGCCATACCTTAGTACTCTTGATTTACCCTTACAAGGGCAGTCAGCTCAAAGCACCATCCTTTCCTCTCACCAGGCTGGCACTCAGTTCTACCACTCCGCACATAGTAGCACCACTCCAGTACACACTCCTACGCCCACACCAACCCCAACACCGACCCCAACTCCAACCCCTACCTCTGAAATATTGCCAGGGGGCCACAGCTTAGCCAGGGAAAGTCCTTGTTGTAGGGTGGCACCTATTACCCCAGTTGATGGGATTTTAGTTGGCCGGCATACACCTATTAGCACGCCGTTGTCCAACTGCAGTAGTAGTGTCCCACCAAGTCCTGTTGAATGTCGTAATCCCTTTGCATTTACCCCCATTAACTCCAATATACCAGGTTATCATGATGGTAGTGTAGTGTCCAGTAGCCCGGTCAAACCCATGCAGAGACCGATGGCCACTCACCCAGACAAGGCCAAACTTGACTGGATCAACAATAGATATAACAGCACATCGGGCTCCCCATCAGTTTCCAACAGTAATGCCATTGGAATTCTTCCAAGCTATCAGGACCTGGTGGAGGACCACTTTCGTAAACCACACGCATTTGCTAAACCAGGGCAGTCTTTTCAACCACAATCCAGACACCAAGATGGGCATTTGGGTCGGTTAACAGCCGTGTCACCTGTACAAGGACAACAGGCAGTGGAGGACAAGCAAGAAAGTTTTGCTGTGCCAGCACCGTTGGACAACAAACTTACAGGTTGTACATCGGCGGCTGGAGGTGGAACCTTTAGGTGCCGCAGCGTGAGCCCCGCTGTTCGTCAGCGGAACCTAAGTGGCACGTCTGTGCAAACCAACTCTACTCCAAGGTCTGTTGTTTCACCGTTCAATTCTCCCATAACTCAAGAGGTTCTTAACATTCTTTCTAACAGTCATTCGGTGGTCACGGCAAACAGCATGGCCCAAAGGAGCCAGTCAGTCCCACTAAGCATAATGATGCAGTCTGAGATGTTGCCAATTAGCCAACAGGGACAGCAGAGTAATAGTGCCAAGATAACCAGTGTGCTTTTGAGTAAAATGGATGGAGATGGGGACGATACAGTGCGTGGGCTGGGTGTCAATAATATGCCCTCCAAGTACACAGCCCGAATGAACCTGACACAGATCTTGGAGACTACACAGGCCTTCGCAGAAGGCACTAACCTTCATGGTCAGCAGCTGTCTGTTTGCTCAAGTCCTTCACAGTTTGACTTCCAGAAGCCTGGTTTCCTCATAAGCACTGGAGATGAATCTGTTACTTTCTCTAGTGATGACCAAGCACAATCGGTCTCTGGGCTACAAGAGCAGCAGCTTCAACTACAGGACCAACAGTTGGAACTACAGGATCAACAGTTGTTGCAAGATCAACAGTTGCAACTTCAGGAACAACCATTGCAACTCCAGGACCAACAATTGGAATTACAAGACcaacatttacaattacaacaCCAACAATTGCAGCTCCAAGACCAACAGCAGCTACAACATGATCCAGACCTCAGCCAGCAGCAGCTGCTGTCTCAGACGTCacaacaaaatgaacagcagcagcaggagcacTTGGACTTTAACAGCACTGTCAAGGACCTCTTGGGGGAGGATGGCCTCAATCCCAGCTCACAACTTGTTGGGCAGGTGGCATCAGAACTAAGTGCAGTAGCATCTGACTTTTCTAGTGAAATCCGTTTAACCTCTGACCTTTCTGGTAGCATCAATGACCTGAACACTTTGGATCCTAACCTTTTGTTTGATCCGAGTCAGCAACAGGACCAATATGAAGACGCCACACTGGAGGAGCTGAAGAACGACCCGTTGTTTCAGCAGATATGCAGTGACACTGTGAATTCTGCTGGATTTGACTGGTTGGAGAACAAAGACCAACCAACAGTGGAAATGTTAGGTTag